Proteins encoded in a region of the Mycolicibacterium duvalii genome:
- a CDS encoding sensor histidine kinase encodes MTDSGESDSGAGVRPLRETLSQLRLRELLNEVHDRVEQIVEGRDRLDGLLDAMLTVTSGLELDETLRTIVRTAIDLVDARYGALGIRGHDHELVEFIYQGIDEESRKLIGHLPEGRGVLGVLIDDPKPIRLDSIANHPSSVGFPAHHPPMRTFLGVPVRIRHHVFGNLYLTEKAGGQPFSEDDEVLVQALAAAAGIAIENARLYEQSKTRRSWIEATRDIGTEMLSGMDPSTVFQMVADKSLHLSGARSTLVAVRPDLDDPEDGVEELVVAAIGGAAGDTAAMSRAAVPTAGTVIGEVFASATAQRLDSLHLDAVTATPGPALVLPLRASGAVAGVLVASRPEGAAPFDTEELDMMAAFVDQAGLAWQSATTQRRLREVDVLSDRDRIARDLHDHVIQRLFAVGLALQGTIPRARSTDVRDRLAECVDDLQEVIQEIRTTIFDLHGGQGGGTRLRQRLDEAIAQFATPELHTTVQFSGPLSVVDAVLADHAEAVVREAVSNAVRHADATALSVSVAAADELCIEVVDDGRGLPADVTCSGLRNLRQRADDVDGSFTVEPGPGGGTRLRWRAPLR; translated from the coding sequence GTGACCGACTCGGGGGAGTCGGACTCTGGTGCCGGTGTGCGCCCGTTGCGGGAGACGCTGTCCCAGCTCCGACTCCGGGAACTTCTCAACGAAGTCCATGACCGCGTCGAGCAGATTGTGGAAGGTCGCGACCGGCTCGACGGACTGCTCGACGCGATGCTCACCGTCACCTCGGGACTGGAGCTCGACGAGACGTTGCGCACCATCGTGCGGACCGCCATCGATCTCGTCGACGCCCGGTACGGCGCGCTGGGGATCCGGGGCCACGACCACGAGCTCGTCGAATTCATCTACCAGGGGATCGACGAGGAGTCGCGGAAGCTCATCGGGCATCTGCCGGAGGGGCGCGGCGTGCTCGGCGTGCTCATCGACGATCCGAAGCCGATCCGGTTGGACAGCATCGCGAACCATCCGTCCTCCGTGGGCTTCCCGGCGCACCACCCGCCGATGCGGACATTCCTCGGGGTCCCCGTCCGCATCCGCCACCACGTGTTCGGCAACCTGTACCTGACCGAGAAGGCCGGCGGGCAGCCGTTCAGTGAGGACGACGAGGTACTGGTCCAGGCGCTGGCCGCGGCCGCCGGCATCGCGATCGAGAACGCCCGGCTCTACGAGCAGTCCAAGACCAGGCGGTCCTGGATCGAGGCCACCCGCGACATCGGTACCGAGATGCTGTCCGGAATGGACCCGTCGACGGTGTTCCAGATGGTCGCCGACAAGTCGCTGCACCTCAGCGGTGCGCGGTCGACGCTGGTCGCGGTGCGTCCCGACCTCGACGACCCGGAAGACGGGGTCGAGGAGCTGGTGGTGGCGGCCATCGGGGGGGCTGCCGGCGACACCGCCGCGATGTCGCGGGCCGCGGTGCCGACGGCGGGCACGGTCATCGGCGAGGTGTTCGCGAGCGCGACGGCGCAACGTCTGGATTCACTGCACCTCGATGCCGTGACGGCGACGCCCGGGCCCGCCCTGGTCCTTCCCCTGCGTGCCAGCGGCGCGGTGGCCGGAGTGCTGGTGGCCTCGCGCCCGGAGGGGGCCGCCCCGTTCGACACCGAGGAACTGGACATGATGGCCGCGTTCGTCGACCAGGCGGGACTGGCGTGGCAGTCGGCCACCACGCAGCGGCGGTTACGGGAAGTCGATGTGCTCAGCGATCGTGACCGCATCGCCCGTGATCTGCACGACCACGTGATCCAGCGGCTGTTCGCGGTCGGCCTGGCTCTGCAGGGCACCATTCCGCGGGCGCGCAGCACCGATGTGCGCGACCGGCTCGCCGAGTGCGTCGACGACCTGCAGGAGGTGATCCAGGAGATCCGCACCACCATCTTCGACCTGCACGGCGGGCAGGGGGGCGGAACTCGGCTGCGACAGCGTCTGGATGAGGCGATAGCTCAGTTCGCGACCCCGGAATTGCACACCACCGTGCAGTTCTCCGGGCCGCTGTCGGTCGTCGATGCGGTCCTGGCCGACCACGCCGAAGCTGTGGTCCGCGAAGCGGTCAGCAACGCGGTGCGCCACGCGGATGCGACCGCGCTGTCGGTCAGCGTCGCCGCGGCCGACGAACTGTGCATCGAGGTCGTCGACGACGGTCGTGGACTCCCCGCGGACGTCACCTGCAGCGGGTTGCGCAACCTTCGTCAGCGCGCCGACGACGTCGACGGCAGCTTCACGGTCGAGCCCGGGCCCGGCGGGGGGACGCGCCTGCGGTGGCGAGCGCCGTTGCGGTGA
- a CDS encoding CBS domain-containing protein — translation MTTAREIMHAGATCVGEHETLAQAAQRMSELGVGALPICGDDDRLHGIVTDRDIVVKCLAAGHDPAAVTVGELAQGTVYSVAADADIQEMLTIMEEHQIRRLPVIDDHRLVGIISEADIARHLPEYAVAQFVKAICAQQAITSH, via the coding sequence ATGACAACTGCACGTGAGATCATGCACGCCGGTGCGACATGCGTCGGTGAACACGAGACGCTGGCCCAAGCCGCGCAACGGATGTCCGAGCTCGGCGTCGGTGCGCTGCCCATCTGCGGCGACGATGACCGACTGCACGGGATCGTGACCGACCGCGACATCGTCGTCAAGTGCCTCGCCGCGGGTCACGACCCGGCCGCCGTCACCGTCGGCGAGTTGGCGCAGGGCACCGTCTATTCCGTGGCGGCCGACGCCGACATCCAGGAGATGCTCACCATCATGGAGGAGCATCAGATCCGCCGGCTGCCGGTCATCGACGATCACCGACTGGTCGGGATCATCTCCGAAGCCGACATCGCCCGCCACCTTCCCGAGTACGCGGTCGCGCAGTTCGTGAAAGCGATCTGCGCGCAGCAGGCCATCACCAGCCATTGA
- a CDS encoding DUF2267 domain-containing protein: protein MRTSTKVPGLDHAMHAAHTWVNAVAAEFDTEDREFAYGVLRGWLHTLRDRLTVEAAAHFAAQLPDLVRGVFYGGWDPAAVPVKLDAKAYTARFAHEANIAVQDVPKAAAAVTAALMRLLPPAQVTKAINQLPDDIKTLLRP, encoded by the coding sequence ATGAGAACGTCCACGAAAGTCCCGGGCCTCGACCACGCGATGCACGCCGCCCATACGTGGGTCAACGCCGTCGCCGCGGAATTCGACACCGAGGACCGCGAATTCGCCTACGGGGTGTTGCGGGGATGGCTGCACACCCTGCGTGACCGGCTCACCGTGGAGGCCGCGGCGCATTTCGCCGCACAGCTGCCCGACCTCGTGCGGGGTGTGTTCTACGGCGGGTGGGATCCGGCGGCGGTACCGGTCAAGCTCGACGCGAAGGCCTACACCGCGCGCTTTGCGCACGAAGCGAACATCGCGGTGCAGGACGTCCCGAAGGCAGCCGCGGCGGTCACCGCCGCGCTGATGCGGCTGCTCCCACCGGCGCAGGTGACCAAGGCGATCAACCAGCTGCCCGACGACATCAAGACGCTTCTGCGGCCCTGA
- a CDS encoding nitroreductase family deazaflavin-dependent oxidoreductase gives MPTLPTRSARNVVRTFNKHVLNPVMLLLAGRRHWYATAIRHTGRTTGTVRTTPVVAERVPDGFLTPLPYGTDVDWLRNVVASGEATITVGGRSFDVVNPQIIGADVAAEQLTPRRRRAFARFGVEHFVKFSLATDSEAHHGN, from the coding sequence ATGCCCACCCTGCCCACCCGCTCGGCCAGGAATGTCGTGCGGACGTTCAACAAACACGTGCTCAACCCCGTGATGCTGCTGCTGGCCGGGCGTCGGCACTGGTACGCCACGGCGATCCGGCACACCGGACGCACCACCGGCACGGTTCGCACCACACCGGTGGTCGCCGAGCGCGTCCCGGACGGCTTCCTCACCCCGCTGCCCTATGGCACCGACGTCGACTGGCTGCGCAACGTGGTGGCCTCCGGCGAGGCGACGATCACCGTCGGTGGTCGGTCGTTCGATGTGGTCAACCCGCAGATCATCGGCGCGGACGTCGCGGCCGAGCAGTTGACGCCGCGGCGCCGGCGCGCCTTCGCGCGCTTCGGCGTCGAACACTTCGTCAAGTTCAGCCTGGCCACCGACAGCGAGGCACATCATGGCAATTGA
- a CDS encoding AMP-binding protein codes for MTVIRKTAEDWRVPPNFVDYEKTRADFDWSAVPDVCTGMGSGLCNIAYAAVDRHAEGPAASRTALRFVSASDWDGGQTIRDLSYAELGRLVARFTGVLRALGVHKGGRVYTLLGRSPELYVSILGALRNGSVVTPLFSAFGPEPIATRLNLGEAEVLITTRALYRKKVAGIRDTVPTLRHVLIVDDHGGESAGPGTINFWQWMDAATDGASIEPTTADDPALLHFTSGTTGTPKGAHSSTTLPRTPKPSVPPISRAPRYAGPVRMSR; via the coding sequence ATGACCGTCATCCGCAAGACCGCGGAGGACTGGCGCGTCCCGCCGAATTTCGTTGATTACGAGAAGACCCGCGCCGATTTCGACTGGTCCGCCGTGCCGGACGTGTGCACGGGGATGGGAAGCGGCCTGTGCAACATCGCCTATGCGGCCGTCGACCGGCATGCCGAGGGCCCCGCGGCGTCGCGGACCGCCCTGCGCTTCGTGTCCGCGTCCGACTGGGACGGCGGGCAGACCATCCGGGACCTGAGCTATGCCGAGCTGGGGCGTCTGGTCGCCCGATTCACGGGCGTGCTCAGAGCCCTCGGCGTCCACAAGGGCGGCCGGGTGTACACCCTGCTCGGTCGATCCCCGGAGCTGTATGTCTCCATCCTGGGAGCGTTGCGCAACGGCAGCGTGGTGACACCGCTGTTCTCCGCGTTCGGGCCGGAGCCGATCGCCACCCGGCTCAACCTCGGTGAAGCCGAGGTGCTGATCACGACGCGAGCGCTCTACCGCAAGAAGGTCGCCGGGATTCGGGACACGGTGCCCACGCTGCGCCATGTCCTCATCGTCGACGATCACGGAGGCGAGAGCGCGGGCCCGGGCACCATCAACTTCTGGCAGTGGATGGATGCGGCGACCGACGGCGCATCGATCGAACCGACCACGGCCGACGATCCGGCCCTGCTGCACTTCACCAGCGGCACCACCGGAACCCCGAAGGGGGCGCACAGCTCTACAACACTTCCGCGGACACCGAAGCCCTCGGTCCCACCGATATCACGCGCGCCGCGGTACGCCGGACCGGTTCGGATGTCTCGTTGA
- a CDS encoding GAF and ANTAR domain-containing protein → MSAGSPVSISRTFVELAEILVTEYDLVDVLHLIAVRAQQILGVDAVGLLLADSHGGLSVVAASSELARVLELSQVQNTEGPCQDCFRTGHPVSSADLHSALGRWPSFAPEALASGFVAVHALPMRLRDELIGGMTLFTRTAGDLDAEVLAVGQALTDVAAIALLHERTLGQHNLLIEQLQAALKRRLTVEQATGVVAERTGVDVEEAFEMLRAHAHAQQRKLAELADAVIHDGETPPRLTSVEEV, encoded by the coding sequence ATGAGCGCCGGCTCGCCGGTCTCGATCAGCCGCACCTTCGTCGAGCTGGCGGAGATCCTCGTCACCGAGTACGACCTCGTCGACGTCCTGCATCTGATCGCCGTCCGCGCCCAACAAATCCTCGGTGTCGACGCGGTGGGACTCCTGCTGGCCGACAGCCACGGAGGCCTGAGCGTCGTCGCCGCCTCATCCGAACTGGCGCGGGTCCTGGAGCTGTCCCAGGTACAGAACACCGAGGGTCCCTGCCAGGACTGTTTCCGCACCGGTCACCCGGTGAGCTCCGCGGACTTGCACTCCGCCCTCGGGCGATGGCCCAGCTTCGCTCCCGAGGCCCTCGCATCCGGGTTCGTCGCGGTCCATGCGCTGCCGATGCGGCTGCGGGACGAGCTCATCGGCGGCATGACCCTGTTCACCCGGACGGCGGGCGATCTCGACGCCGAGGTTCTCGCCGTGGGGCAGGCCCTGACCGACGTCGCCGCCATCGCGCTCCTCCACGAACGCACCCTCGGTCAGCACAACCTGCTCATCGAACAACTCCAGGCCGCCCTGAAGAGACGTCTGACAGTGGAGCAGGCCACCGGCGTCGTCGCCGAACGCACCGGGGTGGACGTCGAAGAAGCCTTCGAAATGCTGCGGGCCCACGCCCACGCGCAGCAACGCAAGCTCGCCGAGCTCGCCGACGCCGTCATCCACGACGGGGAGACGCCACCTCGGTTGACCTCTGTCGAAGAGGTATAG
- a CDS encoding 1-phosphofructokinase family hexose kinase: MNGPSIVTLTMNPALDVTADADEVVHTRKIRCRAERYDAGGGGVNVARFAHALGMPVQAVFTAGGATGSRVMDLVDAEGVHAVPVTIAGQTRESFTVNERVSARQYRFVLPGPALTPEEQQRCLDALRRAAVSARFVVASGSLPPGVPPDFYQRVADLCRETAALLILDTSGAGLRQVTGGVHLLKPSLRELRECVGRAVETECEQEAAARELIDRGVTGAVVVSLGAQGALLVTPDEAERFPAVPVATVSEVGAGDAMVAGITVALARDATWKQAVCYGIAAATAKLQTPGTAAFGRREVDAHFQDYVCAGRRCT, from the coding sequence ATGAACGGTCCGTCGATCGTCACGTTGACGATGAACCCGGCCCTGGATGTGACCGCCGACGCCGATGAAGTCGTGCACACGCGGAAAATCCGTTGCCGTGCCGAGAGATACGACGCCGGCGGCGGCGGGGTCAACGTGGCCCGCTTCGCGCACGCCCTGGGGATGCCGGTGCAGGCGGTGTTCACCGCGGGTGGCGCGACGGGTTCGCGGGTGATGGACCTGGTCGACGCGGAGGGCGTGCACGCGGTCCCGGTCACCATCGCGGGACAGACGCGGGAAAGCTTCACCGTCAACGAGCGCGTCAGCGCGCGGCAGTACCGGTTCGTGCTTCCCGGGCCCGCGCTGACCCCCGAGGAGCAGCAGCGCTGCCTCGACGCGCTGCGGCGCGCCGCGGTATCAGCACGGTTCGTGGTGGCCAGCGGCAGCCTGCCGCCGGGAGTGCCCCCGGACTTCTATCAGCGTGTCGCCGACCTGTGCAGGGAGACAGCGGCATTGCTGATTCTGGACACCTCGGGTGCCGGGCTCCGTCAGGTGACCGGCGGCGTGCATCTCCTCAAACCCAGCCTGCGGGAACTGCGCGAATGCGTCGGGCGCGCCGTGGAGACCGAGTGCGAGCAGGAAGCTGCCGCTCGGGAACTCATCGATCGCGGGGTCACCGGCGCCGTGGTGGTGTCGCTGGGCGCGCAGGGCGCCCTGTTGGTGACTCCTGATGAGGCCGAACGGTTCCCGGCCGTCCCGGTCGCCACCGTCAGCGAGGTGGGGGCCGGCGACGCGATGGTCGCGGGCATCACGGTCGCGTTGGCGCGCGACGCGACCTGGAAACAGGCCGTGTGCTACGGGATAGCCGCCGCGACCGCGAAGCTCCAGACGCCGGGCACCGCGGCCTTCGGCCGTCGGGAGGTCGACGCGCACTTCCAGGATTATGTTTGCGCAGGCAGACGGTGTACGTAG
- a CDS encoding adenosylcobalamin-dependent ribonucleoside-diphosphate reductase, whose product MAPTSKRGWPAQVRRRDGTLVPFDVGRIESAVSRAAREVTCEDADMPAIVAAAVADALGPGVAAVERIQDLVEARLGEAGLDDVARAYILYRQQHAELRSAKALLGVRDELKLSLAAVTVLRERYLRRDDEGRPVESTGEMMDRVAGFVAAAEDTYRARSSGRWAERFAAALRRLDFLPNSPTLMNAGTELGLLSGCVVLPVQDSLRSIFTTLGQAAEVQRCGAGTGFAFSRLRPAGDAIASTGGFASGPVSFLELFDTAAKVVSLGGRRRGACMGVLDVSHPDIADFVAAKSAESKGLSQFNLSVAVSDSFMRAVRRGEMHRLRHPRTGAPVASIAAAELFDKICEAAHACGDPGLLFADRINRANPVPRLGRIEATNPCGEVPLLPNESCNLGSINLAHMVTDDRADGVDWDRLRATTALAVRFLDDVIDVSRYPFDALATAARATRKIGLGVMGLAEMLAVLGVPYDSEAGVRLASRVMSRIQRTAHDTSQQLAAERGPFPEFPGSRLSRPRRNAAVTSVAPTGTISLIAGTTAGIEPMFAVAYTRAVIGRHLLEVNPCFDRLARARGFYTPQLAAEIAQRGGVRGARNLPADVRAAFPVAGEISAQWHLRMQAAVQRHVDAAVSKTVNLPAAASVGDVREIYLAAWEARVKGITVYRYGSRSGQILTYAAPQPALAQADLEFSGGCMGRACQM is encoded by the coding sequence ATGGCGCCGACGTCGAAACGAGGCTGGCCCGCACAGGTGCGGCGGCGCGACGGGACGCTGGTGCCGTTCGATGTCGGACGGATCGAGAGCGCGGTGAGCCGCGCCGCGCGGGAGGTCACCTGCGAGGACGCCGACATGCCCGCCATCGTGGCGGCGGCGGTGGCCGATGCGCTCGGGCCGGGGGTGGCCGCGGTCGAGCGGATCCAGGATCTCGTTGAGGCGCGACTCGGTGAGGCCGGGCTCGACGACGTCGCTCGGGCGTACATCCTCTATCGCCAGCAGCATGCCGAACTGCGTTCCGCCAAAGCGCTTCTCGGGGTCCGCGATGAGCTGAAACTCTCGTTGGCCGCGGTGACGGTGTTGCGGGAACGGTACCTGCGGCGTGACGACGAGGGCCGGCCGGTGGAGTCGACGGGCGAGATGATGGACCGGGTCGCCGGGTTCGTCGCGGCCGCCGAGGACACCTACCGGGCCCGCTCGTCGGGCCGCTGGGCCGAGCGGTTCGCCGCGGCGTTGCGCCGGCTCGACTTCCTGCCCAACTCGCCCACCCTGATGAACGCGGGCACCGAGCTCGGATTGCTGTCGGGCTGCGTGGTGCTGCCGGTGCAGGATTCGTTGCGCTCGATCTTCACCACGCTGGGCCAGGCCGCCGAAGTCCAGCGGTGCGGTGCGGGTACCGGTTTCGCCTTCAGCAGGCTGCGACCGGCCGGCGACGCGATCGCGAGCACCGGAGGATTCGCCAGCGGGCCGGTGTCGTTTTTGGAGTTGTTCGACACCGCCGCGAAGGTCGTCTCCCTTGGCGGCCGCCGGCGGGGCGCCTGTATGGGTGTGCTCGACGTCTCCCACCCCGACATCGCCGACTTCGTCGCCGCGAAAAGCGCTGAGAGCAAAGGTCTGTCGCAGTTCAACCTGTCCGTGGCCGTCAGTGACTCCTTCATGCGTGCCGTGCGTCGCGGGGAGATGCACCGACTGCGGCACCCGCGCACCGGCGCGCCGGTCGCCAGCATCGCCGCCGCCGAGTTGTTCGACAAGATCTGCGAGGCCGCGCATGCGTGCGGGGATCCGGGCCTGCTGTTCGCCGACCGCATCAACCGCGCCAACCCGGTGCCTCGTCTCGGCCGGATCGAGGCCACGAACCCGTGCGGTGAGGTGCCGCTGCTGCCGAACGAGTCGTGCAACCTGGGGTCGATCAATCTCGCCCACATGGTCACCGACGACCGGGCCGACGGTGTCGACTGGGACCGGCTCCGGGCGACGACAGCGCTGGCGGTGCGCTTCCTCGACGACGTCATCGACGTCAGCCGCTACCCGTTCGATGCGCTCGCCACGGCCGCCCGCGCCACCCGCAAGATCGGGCTCGGCGTGATGGGACTCGCGGAGATGCTTGCTGTGCTGGGCGTTCCGTATGACAGCGAGGCCGGGGTGCGGCTGGCGAGCCGGGTCATGAGCCGCATCCAGCGCACCGCGCACGACACGTCACAGCAGCTGGCCGCCGAGCGCGGACCCTTCCCCGAATTCCCCGGCAGTCGATTGTCCCGGCCCCGGCGCAACGCCGCCGTCACGTCGGTGGCCCCGACCGGCACGATCTCCCTGATCGCCGGCACCACCGCCGGAATCGAACCGATGTTCGCCGTCGCCTACACGCGTGCGGTCATCGGCCGGCACCTGCTCGAGGTCAACCCGTGCTTCGATCGGCTGGCACGCGCTCGGGGCTTCTACACCCCGCAGCTGGCCGCCGAAATCGCCCAACGCGGCGGGGTCCGGGGTGCGCGAAACCTGCCCGCCGACGTGCGCGCGGCGTTCCCGGTCGCCGGCGAGATCTCCGCGCAGTGGCACCTGCGCATGCAGGCAGCCGTACAGCGGCACGTCGACGCCGCGGTGTCGAAGACGGTGAACCTGCCCGCGGCGGCCTCCGTCGGCGACGTCCGCGAGATCTACCTGGCCGCTTGGGAGGCCAGGGTCAAAGGCATCACCGTCTATCGGTATGGGAGCCGGTCCGGTCAGATCCTGACCTATGCCGCACCGCAACCGGCGCTTGCGCAGGCCGACCTCGAGTTCAGCGGAGGCTGCATGGGCCGGGCCTGCCAGATGTGA
- a CDS encoding GAF and ANTAR domain-containing protein: protein METERAARIWTAVALRAMRDGGPPAPGHVCIECVEALAVSGAGLMLAGGPQTLEPVYCIGDHAGDADGLQTTLGEGPGIDASATGQPVLVDNLTSAASHRRWPMFATQASRLDVRSVHSFPLALGAINVGAMNLYSDSPRDFGRDELIDALVYADTALMLILDARSGIDTPANDAVFNGQAPALWRAEVHQAAGMVSVQLGISVLDALVRLRAHAYRHDLQLAAVARAVVERRLRFEPATAGEPSAESGEPA, encoded by the coding sequence ATGGAAACTGAGCGCGCCGCCCGGATCTGGACCGCCGTCGCACTCCGCGCGATGCGCGACGGCGGGCCACCCGCACCGGGGCATGTGTGCATCGAATGCGTGGAAGCGCTGGCCGTCAGCGGCGCCGGCCTGATGCTGGCAGGCGGGCCGCAGACACTGGAGCCGGTGTACTGCATCGGCGATCACGCCGGCGATGCCGACGGTCTGCAGACGACCCTCGGCGAGGGGCCGGGGATCGACGCGTCGGCCACCGGGCAACCGGTGCTCGTCGACAATCTGACATCTGCTGCCTCACACCGTCGATGGCCGATGTTCGCGACCCAGGCGAGCCGCCTCGACGTGCGGTCCGTGCACAGCTTCCCACTGGCACTCGGCGCGATCAACGTGGGCGCTATGAACCTTTACAGCGACTCCCCGCGCGACTTCGGCCGCGACGAGCTGATCGACGCCCTCGTCTACGCCGACACCGCACTCATGCTCATCCTCGACGCGCGCAGCGGAATCGACACCCCCGCCAACGACGCGGTCTTCAACGGCCAGGCCCCGGCGTTGTGGCGAGCCGAGGTGCATCAGGCGGCCGGGATGGTGTCGGTGCAGCTGGGGATCTCGGTGCTCGACGCCCTGGTACGCCTGCGGGCCCACGCCTACCGTCATGACCTGCAGCTCGCCGCCGTGGCCCGAGCGGTGGTGGAACGCAGACTGCGCTTCGAGCCCGCCACGGCCGGGGAGCCCAGCGCGGAGTCCGGGGAGCCGGCATGA
- a CDS encoding dihydrolipoamide acetyltransferase family protein — protein sequence MIEFAMPALGSDMDEGTLNEWLVKPGDSVTRGQIVAVVETTKAAVEVECWHEGTVGELLVPVGQTVSVGTPLATLLAPGETAERPAAEPAAQPAAAAVAPPVAEVVQPSAAETPERQPVSPVRPPVVEPGHRRWISPAARRLATSLNVDLDAVAGSGPQGAVTIVDVEHAAAQGVEPTAATARPATVKPAESRAAAMRQSIAAAMGRSKREIPHYYLRQEILLDPALEWLAERNAQRSITDRVLPAVLQLKAVAVAAQRFPEINGFWRDDGLVHADAVHVGVAISLRGGGLVAPAIHDVAGKKLDEVMSDLTDLVARARAGSLRSSEMSDPTITVTNLGDQGVDAVFGIIYPPQVALVGFGKPAQRVWAMDGGIRIATTVHATLAADHRASDGHRGALFLAAVDQLLQQPEQLEE from the coding sequence GTGATCGAGTTCGCCATGCCGGCGCTGGGTTCCGACATGGACGAGGGCACCCTCAACGAATGGCTGGTCAAGCCGGGCGATTCCGTCACCCGCGGCCAGATCGTCGCGGTCGTCGAGACCACGAAGGCCGCGGTGGAGGTGGAGTGCTGGCACGAGGGGACGGTCGGTGAACTACTGGTCCCGGTGGGACAGACCGTCTCGGTCGGCACCCCGCTGGCCACCCTGTTGGCCCCCGGAGAGACGGCCGAACGGCCCGCTGCTGAACCTGCCGCGCAGCCTGCCGCCGCAGCTGTTGCACCGCCCGTCGCCGAAGTAGTGCAGCCGTCCGCCGCTGAAACCCCTGAGCGGCAACCCGTTTCACCGGTGCGGCCCCCGGTGGTCGAGCCCGGCCACCGCCGCTGGATCTCGCCCGCGGCGCGTCGGCTTGCGACCTCGCTCAACGTCGACCTCGACGCCGTCGCCGGCAGCGGTCCGCAGGGCGCGGTCACCATCGTCGACGTCGAACACGCCGCAGCGCAGGGGGTCGAGCCGACTGCCGCGACCGCGCGGCCGGCAACCGTGAAGCCCGCCGAGAGCCGCGCCGCGGCGATGCGGCAGTCCATTGCCGCGGCGATGGGCCGCTCCAAGCGCGAAATCCCGCACTACTACCTTCGCCAGGAGATCCTGCTGGACCCGGCGCTGGAGTGGCTGGCCGAACGCAACGCCCAGCGATCCATCACCGACCGGGTGCTGCCCGCGGTGTTGCAGCTCAAAGCGGTTGCGGTTGCGGCTCAGCGGTTTCCCGAGATAAACGGCTTCTGGCGCGACGATGGCTTGGTACACGCCGATGCGGTGCACGTCGGTGTCGCGATCTCGTTGCGTGGGGGTGGTCTGGTGGCACCGGCCATCCACGATGTCGCCGGCAAGAAGCTCGACGAGGTGATGTCCGACCTCACCGACCTGGTGGCGCGCGCCCGCGCGGGGTCGCTGCGCAGTTCAGAGATGTCCGACCCGACGATCACCGTGACCAACCTCGGGGACCAGGGCGTCGACGCGGTCTTCGGCATCATCTATCCGCCGCAGGTGGCGTTGGTGGGTTTCGGCAAGCCCGCGCAGCGCGTCTGGGCGATGGACGGCGGAATCCGGATCGCGACCACGGTGCACGCGACGCTGGCCGCAGACCACCGAGCCAGTGACGGGCACCGCGGAGCACTGTTTCTCGCCGCCGTCGATCAACTCCTCCAACAGCCCGAACAACTCGAGGAGTGA
- a CDS encoding DUF1918 domain-containing protein, with protein sequence MHAQVGDWLVIKGLTVDRPEQRGLITEVRSGDGSPPYVVRWLDSEHEAVVFPGPDALVVTAEEQREADERACRRFGAVQSEIRRGAKH encoded by the coding sequence ATGCACGCTCAAGTCGGGGACTGGCTGGTCATCAAAGGCTTGACGGTCGACCGCCCGGAACAGCGGGGTCTGATCACCGAGGTGCGATCCGGTGACGGATCGCCCCCGTACGTCGTGCGTTGGCTCGATTCCGAGCACGAAGCCGTCGTGTTCCCGGGACCGGACGCGCTCGTCGTGACCGCCGAGGAACAGCGGGAGGCCGATGAGCGGGCCTGCCGTCGGTTCGGCGCGGTCCAGTCGGAGATCCGCCGCGGGGCGAAGCACTAG